The Desulfovibrio sp. Fe33 genome includes the window CGGTAGCCTTGAGCTCGCGGAAATGGACAAGGTCCGGACGCGCGCACTTGGACTGGTCGCCCAGAGTGCCGTCCTCGGCACATTCGCCCTTGGGCTCGCACTTCTCGGCGATGCCGCCGTCCGGGGTCGGACAATGGTTCCAGTTGAAGCCGTAGACCAGTTCGGAACAGATGCGGGCGACTTCTCCGGCGGCGCGTGCGGCCTGGACGTGGCACAGGTCCTTGTAGAACCCGACCAGGTCATCGAGGCCCTCGGCCAGAATCGGGGACATGGGGCCTTTCTCCATGAGCTCCATGACATCGCAGGCCAGGAAGTAGGGGCCGAGAATCCAGCCCAGCGCGTCGGCCATGGCGAAGGTAACGCCCTGCCGCTTGTTATGATACAGCTTCCTGCCGTTCTCGTCCTTGGCCTCCTGCAAGTGGGCCAGGGTCCACAGCCACAGCTCCATGGCCGAGGCCAGCACATAGCCGCCAAGACCGGGAACGTCCCTGCCCGCGCGACGCATCTGCGCGATCCAGTTTTCCATGATGCAGCCGAAGATATCGGAGGTCATGGTCATGGTCAGGTGGCGGCGCTGCACGGCCTCGGGGCCTTCGTAGGTGGCTTCGAGCTGGCAGTCGGTCCACTTCTGCATGAGGAAGCCGGGGCAATCCTCGGTGATGCCGTAACCGCCGACCAAAGCCACGGCCTCGCGCATCTTGTTCGCGCCCTCGCCCGTGTTCCAGAGCTTCACGCCCGGGTTGAGGATGCCCGCCAGGGCCTCCATGTAGGCGTACTGAACCAGGGTGTCGTTGGAAAGCTCGTTGTAGCGGGCTTCGTCGCGCTCCCCGGCCGGACCGTATTCCATGGCGATGAATTCACGGACTTGATCGTGGAGCTGGCGCAAGGCGGACATCTGCTTGCGGATGCTCGTCACGCCTTCGGCCTCGAAGTGGGCCTCCTTGGCCTTCTCGATGGGATCGAAACGATCGGCCAGCCGCGCGGCGGCAAAGGCCAGGGAGCAACCGGCCTCGCCGGAAGCCCAGACGTCGACGAGCCGCTGCAGGGCGTCCTCGTTGTTCTGGATGCCCTTGTCGAAACGCGGGGAGCCTTCGTGGCAGGCGTCGCCGCCACGGAAGCGGTTGCGATGATAACGGATGACCGGCTCGACGGCGGAAAGAAGCTTGGCCGAGGTCATCAGGCCCACGGGAATGCGGGTGCGGTGGAAGACCGCGCCGATGATCTCGGAGTGGTTGTACTTGGGCACGATCACGCCGTCGACCACCTCATAGCCGCCGATGATGCGGGAGGCGGGAACCTTGAGGTTCAGGACAGGATCGCGGGTGGAGGAAAGCTGATGGACCATCTTGAGGGTCGGCGCGCCCCGGTCGAACACGCCTTCGTCGCCCTCTTCGAGGATGACCATGAAGGAACCCTTGATGCGCTCGTCGCTGGACTCCACGGCGGCGGTGACGAAGTTGGCGAAGTCCATGTTGGTGATGAACCGGCCGCGCTTGTCGATCCGGAGCATGGGCTCCTCGCCGTCATTCCACTCGGCCACGGACGCCTTGCCGCAAAGCACGCCGGTATCCACGCCCACGTAGGGAAGCGGCTCGGTCAGTGCAAACGCGCCGCGCCAGATTTCCCGGTCCTCGCCCGGCTGGGGCGGAACGCAGGCGGACATGTACTTGTCCCGCTGTTCGGGAGTGCCCTTCTCGTGAATGGGAGCCAGGGCAAGGCAGGAGGCCAGGGAAGAGGTGGCCGCGCCCGCGTCGACCCAGGCCAGCTCGAAGGCGACCAAGGCGAGCGCGAGGTTCTTGGGACCTTCGATGTATCCGCCCTGATGGGGGTCCATGAACAAGGAGGTCAGGCCGGACTGATCGAAGGCGGTCAGGAGGTCGCCCTTCCGCTCGGTCCACTCATGAGTATTGCGCGCCCCTTCGGCGACCAGCTTGGCCACGGTGGAGCGGGCGATGGACCGGGCGCTCTGCACGGACATCTGGATATCGAACCTCTCGGCGAAACGCCACATGATCTGACGGACGTCGTCGCCCGGAAGGGTACGAAGTGTATACATAGGTGTCATCCCTGAAATGTTGATTTTGTACCGGAGTTTTCAGAATCAATAATAGGTGGGGACGATAGGCCATTGTCATGGGTGAGTCAAAATGTTTTTATTCCTTAAACAAGTGTTTCAGCGGCTTCCCGGGCTTTTCAGGCCGTGTTTTCAACCGCTTGAAACACCCTGTTCCGCTCCCCTGAAAATAAGGCCGGGAAAGGGGCCAACAGGGCTTTGACTTCGCCCCGGTTTCCCTGCACTATCGCGCCATCTTACCCAGGCAGCAATGGTGATGAGCCACGACATTCCAAACATACGCACCTTGGCCTCGGCCATAGGCGACCTGGCCGACGGCCCGTCCTTGAACGACGGCCCCGGCATAGGGCGGCTGGCCGAGTCGTTCATGAAGTGGTGCGACCTGACGCCGCGCCCTTCGCAGGCCGAAGCCGTGCCCCAGGGCGAAGCCGTCCTGGCCTTCAATCGGCTGGCATCGGGCTCCAACGACATCCACACGATCCAGACCTGCCTCCACGCCATGACGAGGTCGGGGAGATTCGGGCGGACCCTCTGCGCGCGGTTCATCGAGGGCAGGGATGCGCCGCTTCCCCAACTCGCGCCCAAGGTCGCGTCCTGGCCCGCCACCGAACGGCTGGCCCTGGCGCACGAGATGCTCAAGGATTTTCCCGGCAAAAAGGACAGGGAAACCCTGACCTGGCTGGAAGAGCTGCTCAAGCCGCTCATGGGCACCGATCCCGAGGAACTGGCGCCGTTCGTGGCCCGTCTCGGCGAACAGGGCGACACCCTGGCCTTCCCGGTCAGACAGGCCATTATGAGCGGATTGTTCGGCCGCTGGATCAATTCCCGGCTGACCAACGGGGTCGAGGGGCGGGATCTGGAGCAATTGTGCATGGTCCTCCGGGGCATGGGCGACGCGGCTTACGCCGAAGCCCTGGCCAAAGCCGTAGAGCTGGGCCGCATCAAGGCGAACGTCGCGGTCCTGAGGGCCATCGCGGCCGTGGGCGAAGCGGGCAACAAGACCATTCTCGGCGCGCTCCTCAAAATCCTGCCCGCCGCCGACGTTCCCCTGGCCGGAGCCTGCCTGGAGGCGCTCATAGCCCAGGACCATCCGGGAATAGGCAAGCTGCTGGCTTCGGTCCGCACCCGTATGCCGGGCATCCGCGCGGCCGCCGTGTCGCGCGCTCCGCTGCTCGGCGACATCGGCTTCTTCCAGTATATCGCCTCCCTGCCCGAGGACCGGCGGGCCGCCGCGCAGCTCGAAATACTCGGCGCGCTCAAGGCCATCGCCCCGGACTTCGTCCGCTGCGTCACGGACGATTGCCCGCCCAAGGGGATATTCTCCCCGGACAGGGCCGGGGCCGGACCGCCCGCCGCCCCGCGCCGAGACGCCCTCGAACCACCCAAGACCGGCCTTCTCAAAAGACTCTTCCAACCAAAGCCCCGCACCCTCCAAGCCCTCCTGCCCCGTTCGCGCAACGTCCGCGACATGGACCTTGACCCGTCGACTGTGGACGGCGAACGGCTGGAAAACCGCGAGCTGACCCGGCTCGGCCTGGCCGGTTCCGCCTTTGTCCGCGCCGGCTTCTCCTGCACCCGGGTAGAACGCGTCGACATGTCCGACGGATTGTTCCGGGGCTGCGAAGTGGCAGGCACCCAATTCCGGGAAGTCCGCTTCACCGGCGCGGAGTTCGCCGACACCCGGTTCGAGGACTGCGTATTCACGGACTGCGTCTTCTCCGACGCATTCTTCTCCAACTGCACCTTCGAACGATGCCGCTTCCGGGCCTCGGTCTTCAGCGAAACGGTTTTCCGCGACACCCGGATGACCCGCGCCGACTTCACCCTGTGCGGACTCGCCGGAAGCGCCCTGCACGGCTGCACCCTGCACACCTCCAGGTTCGAGGCGTGCGACTTTTCCTTCACCGAGCTTGTGGGCGACGATTTCCAGGGCGTGGAACTGAGCCGCTGCTGCCTGCACGCCATGTACGTCCGGGACTGCATCCTGGCGTCAATGGAACTGCCCGGATCGCCTGTCACCAGGTCCATCATCAAGAACTCGGACGCCGCCCACCCTCAATTCCTGGCCAACCGCATCCGCCAGATGACCCTGTTCGCCCGCGAAGTGGAACGTACCGGCGCGCCTTCGGCCGGAGAGGCCGATCCGTTCGCGGTCCAGAGGGTACTCATCGCATGGTCCAGGGAACTGACCTTCATGCGCCGGGAACGGCGTATGCTCGACAACAACCGCCAGCGTATGCACAGGGCGATCGGCACCCTGTCCCACGACCAGCAGACATTTCTGCGTATGCTCCCGCTGCTGCTCGACAGCGACGTCTTCGAACGCCGCTACAACTTCGGCAAGATTCCCGCCTGCCGCGTGTGGGGCTACCATCCCGGCCTGACCGACCTGGAGTTGGTCCGCGAGAGATTGGGCGTCACGCCCGGCCGCCGCACCGGGCCGGAAATCCGCATCCTGGCCGTCTACGCCATGGGCAGCCTGGGAACCGTGGCCCAAACCTCACGCTCCGACCTGGACTGTTGGATCTGCTACGACGGCGACGTGACCATGGCCATGGAGCACGGGCTCAAGCGCAAACTCGACGCCATGGCCCTGTGGGCCAACAGCGAATACGGCCTGGAGGTCCACTTCTACCCGATGCGCATGGACGACGTGCGGGAAAACCGCTTCCTGTCCGGCGACGAGGAAAGCTCGGGCTCGGCCCAGGCGCTGTTGCTCAAGGAGGAATTCTACCGCACCGCGCTCAAGCTGGCGGGCAAGAACATCGCCTGGTGGGTGACTCCGGCGGGGGCGAGCCGCAAAACCTACGAAGCCTGCATCCGAGCCGCCCGGCGCTACCCCCTGTGCGGCAAGCCCAGGCTGGAGGACTTCGGCTACCTGGCGGAAGTGCCGCCGGACGAATATTTCGGCGGCTCGCTCTGGCAGATGGTCAAGGCCGTGCATTCGCCCTTCAAATCCGTGCTCAAGCTGGGCCTGCTGGAAACCTATTCCTCGCCCGGAACGTCCGGCCTGCCCCTGTGCGACCGCATCAAGCGCAATCTCATCCGCAACCGCCAGGGCAAGATGGACACCGACCCGTACACGGCCCTGTTCTCCACCCTGCACGCCTACTACTCGGAACGCGGAGAGAACAACGCGGCCGCCCTGCTCAAGGAGTCTTTCCGACTCAAGGCCAATCTCCCGGACATTCCCCTGTTCATGAACCTGCCCGCGCGCCCCGAGGACGAAAGCCTCATCTCGGTCCTGTTCGGCTCGGGCTATGTGGAACCAGGCAGACTGGCCGAGTCGCACCGTGCCTGGCCCTTCGAAAAGTCCCTGCGCATGGGCGCGCACGTTCGCCGGTACATGGTCGACACCTATCGCCGAATCCAGGAAGGCCTCGCGCCCAAGGGACGGACCAAGGCCCTGGTCAGCCCCGAGGACCTGACGCGCATGGGCCGCCGCATCGCGGCCAACTTCGCGAACAAGAGCCACAAGATCATGCGAGTGCCCTTCATGGACATCCGGGAAAACGGATTCTCCATACTGCACTTCGCGGCGGACAAGACTCAGGGCAAGCCGACCGAATGGACAGTCCGCGGCGGCGAACGGATGGACGCCAAGCAGCCCGCCGAAAATCTTCAAATCCTGCATCGCAACCAGGACCCGGCGCATCTGCTGGCCTGGCTCATGGCCAACCGGATATACCATCCCGACAGCCTGTTGCAGGCCGACCGCTCCATCGCGCCCATGGCGTTGACGGACCTCCAGCACCTCATGGCCGCCCTGCACGATTTCTTCCCCTTCGCCGAGACCTTCGAGCCGGACATCAACGAAGGCCTGCGCTCCGAAGAGGTCAACCGGGCCTTCTTCATCCTCAACCTGACCGACCCGCCTGAAACCGGGCGTATCGAGCAGGTAGCCGTGATCTACTCCACCAACTGGGGCGAGATGTTCTGCCGGACCTTCCCCCGGCCCGGACAACTCCTGGAGCACAACCCGACCGTGTTCCTGTCCGAAAAAATAGATCAATCCATCGCCCTGTCGCCGAAACTGGGAATCTTCACGCCCAAGGGGGCGCAATGCAAACGAATAAGCCTGACCTGACGGCTCCCTGCTACGCGGTGATCTTCACCTCCACGCGCACGGACGCGGACAACGGCTACGCGGAAACCTCCGCGCGGATGCTCGCTCTGGCGCGGTCCATGCCCGGCTTCCTGGGGGTCGACTCCGCCCGCGAGGAAATCGGCGTGACCGTCTCCTACTGGGAAAGCCTGGAAGCCATCCGCGCCTGGAAAGAGCACCCTGAGCATCGCGCCGCCCGGGAACGCGGACGGCGGGAGTGGTACGCATCCTTCACCGCCCGCATCTGTCGGGTGGAACGCACTGAAATCTTCCCCTGATTTCTCGCACCCATTCAATTTTTCTACAATTCATCCGGTTGTCGATATGCTCACCCATCGACAAAACCCGCTGAATGATATATGCCTCCACACCGTCGTTACCGCATAGTCTTTTGTTTTTTGTACCGATTTCGGTCTTTTTCGCACCTCAACGAGCTATTTTCAAAGGGAAGTTCATGCGCAAACCACTCATTCTGGCGGCCGTCTGCCTGGCAGCCGCATTCATGCCGGACCAGGCCTCGGCCGCCGACGCGGCCGCAGCCGCCGACAACGCCCTACAATGGGGCGCCCTGACCCTGATTCCGCCCCTGCTGGCCATCATCCTGGCCTTCGCCAGCAAGAACGTCGTCCTGTCCCTGTTCATCGGCGTCTTCTCCGGCTGCTTCATGCTCGAACTGAAAGGCTTCGACGTCTACCACGCGATGGTCGGCGGCTTCCTGCACCTTTCCGGTCAGGTCCTTTCCTCCCTGGCCGATCCCTGGGATGCGGGCATCGTGCTCCAGGTTCTGGCCATCGGCGGCCTCATCGCGCTGATCTCCAAGATGGGCGGCGCCACAGCCATCGCCGGAGCCATCTCCCGCTGGGCCAAAACTCCCCGCTCCTCCCAGTTGGCGGCCTGGGTCATGGGTCTTTTCATCTTTTTCGACGACTACGCCAACTCCCTGACCGTCGGCCCGATCATGCGTCCGGTCACTGACCGCCTGCGCATCTCCCGCGAAAAACTGGCCTTCATCATCGACGCCACCGCCGCGCCCATCGCGGGCATCGCGCTGATCTCCACCTGGGTCGCCTACGAAGTCGGCCTGATCCGGGACGGCTACCAGGCCATCGGCCTGAGCGGCAACGCCTACGGCATCTTTGTGCAGACCATCCCCTACCGCTTCTACAACATCTACATCCTGCTTTTCATTCTCA containing:
- a CDS encoding class I adenylate cyclase, with product MSHDIPNIRTLASAIGDLADGPSLNDGPGIGRLAESFMKWCDLTPRPSQAEAVPQGEAVLAFNRLASGSNDIHTIQTCLHAMTRSGRFGRTLCARFIEGRDAPLPQLAPKVASWPATERLALAHEMLKDFPGKKDRETLTWLEELLKPLMGTDPEELAPFVARLGEQGDTLAFPVRQAIMSGLFGRWINSRLTNGVEGRDLEQLCMVLRGMGDAAYAEALAKAVELGRIKANVAVLRAIAAVGEAGNKTILGALLKILPAADVPLAGACLEALIAQDHPGIGKLLASVRTRMPGIRAAAVSRAPLLGDIGFFQYIASLPEDRRAAAQLEILGALKAIAPDFVRCVTDDCPPKGIFSPDRAGAGPPAAPRRDALEPPKTGLLKRLFQPKPRTLQALLPRSRNVRDMDLDPSTVDGERLENRELTRLGLAGSAFVRAGFSCTRVERVDMSDGLFRGCEVAGTQFREVRFTGAEFADTRFEDCVFTDCVFSDAFFSNCTFERCRFRASVFSETVFRDTRMTRADFTLCGLAGSALHGCTLHTSRFEACDFSFTELVGDDFQGVELSRCCLHAMYVRDCILASMELPGSPVTRSIIKNSDAAHPQFLANRIRQMTLFAREVERTGAPSAGEADPFAVQRVLIAWSRELTFMRRERRMLDNNRQRMHRAIGTLSHDQQTFLRMLPLLLDSDVFERRYNFGKIPACRVWGYHPGLTDLELVRERLGVTPGRRTGPEIRILAVYAMGSLGTVAQTSRSDLDCWICYDGDVTMAMEHGLKRKLDAMALWANSEYGLEVHFYPMRMDDVRENRFLSGDEESSGSAQALLLKEEFYRTALKLAGKNIAWWVTPAGASRKTYEACIRAARRYPLCGKPRLEDFGYLAEVPPDEYFGGSLWQMVKAVHSPFKSVLKLGLLETYSSPGTSGLPLCDRIKRNLIRNRQGKMDTDPYTALFSTLHAYYSERGENNAAALLKESFRLKANLPDIPLFMNLPARPEDESLISVLFGSGYVEPGRLAESHRAWPFEKSLRMGAHVRRYMVDTYRRIQEGLAPKGRTKALVSPEDLTRMGRRIAANFANKSHKIMRVPFMDIRENGFSILHFAADKTQGKPTEWTVRGGERMDAKQPAENLQILHRNQDPAHLLAWLMANRIYHPDSLLQADRSIAPMALTDLQHLMAALHDFFPFAETFEPDINEGLRSEEVNRAFFILNLTDPPETGRIEQVAVIYSTNWGEMFCRTFPRPGQLLEHNPTVFLSEKIDQSIALSPKLGIFTPKGAQCKRISLT
- a CDS encoding acyl-CoA dehydrogenase family protein, translated to MYTLRTLPGDDVRQIMWRFAERFDIQMSVQSARSIARSTVAKLVAEGARNTHEWTERKGDLLTAFDQSGLTSLFMDPHQGGYIEGPKNLALALVAFELAWVDAGAATSSLASCLALAPIHEKGTPEQRDKYMSACVPPQPGEDREIWRGAFALTEPLPYVGVDTGVLCGKASVAEWNDGEEPMLRIDKRGRFITNMDFANFVTAAVESSDERIKGSFMVILEEGDEGVFDRGAPTLKMVHQLSSTRDPVLNLKVPASRIIGGYEVVDGVIVPKYNHSEIIGAVFHRTRIPVGLMTSAKLLSAVEPVIRYHRNRFRGGDACHEGSPRFDKGIQNNEDALQRLVDVWASGEAGCSLAFAAARLADRFDPIEKAKEAHFEAEGVTSIRKQMSALRQLHDQVREFIAMEYGPAGERDEARYNELSNDTLVQYAYMEALAGILNPGVKLWNTGEGANKMREAVALVGGYGITEDCPGFLMQKWTDCQLEATYEGPEAVQRRHLTMTMTSDIFGCIMENWIAQMRRAGRDVPGLGGYVLASAMELWLWTLAHLQEAKDENGRKLYHNKRQGVTFAMADALGWILGPYFLACDVMELMEKGPMSPILAEGLDDLVGFYKDLCHVQAARAAGEVARICSELVYGFNWNHCPTPDGGIAEKCEPKGECAEDGTLGDQSKCARPDLVHFRELKATVDMCLAGSRLAKDRAGNALAEVMIPEALDYPQG
- a CDS encoding antibiotic biosynthesis monooxygenase family protein yields the protein MQTNKPDLTAPCYAVIFTSTRTDADNGYAETSARMLALARSMPGFLGVDSAREEIGVTVSYWESLEAIRAWKEHPEHRAARERGRREWYASFTARICRVERTEIFP